The genomic DNA TGAGAATCACTCTACAATACATGAACTAACAACCTCTATTGACTTGAATAAAATACACGCAGTCAATACATCTTGCTATATGAAATcctatttcataaatatatataccaaatagGCTATGATGGATGCTTACCTGCCCTTTCACCCCAattaattcatttatatattttaccatATTTCCATGCATATTTTGAGGTTGTTTTTTCGAGTTGCGCCTAAAAGTGGTTTGCGTGTTTAAAACTATAATTTCACATGACATTTAACGGTATTAATTCCGAATGTCAACCCAGGTAGATCCAAATTTTAACTTCGTTCCATGACTCCAATATTAGGAAATCGTTTGGGTTACTACTGTTTGATGaataaagttgaataaaatcCAGAAAAACACATTTAGTGTTACAACAACGTacaatgtttttgaaatttgttccgGAGAATACAAGCAAACGAACAGTAACCCCAACACCTGTTTTGCATAGTCGTTCCCGAAGTTGGCGATTAATCATCAGTGGCTTTAAAAAACtataatgacgtcatattggatatAACGCATTGagccaaataaaaaaataacgttGTACTTAAGTTTTCAATTTGTAAACTGAATTTATTAAGATCGGATGCTCTTGATTCTTCTGATTATATTCTCCAAGTTTTTGTTACTCTAAGTTTAGGTAATGTTTCctaattatcaataaaataccaGTCTTTCGAAACAGGAATGTACTAGAGCAGGCGTCagcctacggcccgcgggccagatcctgtccgcggagtaaaataatccagcACGCGATTCTTTACTGAATTATAGAAATCGGCTGTTTTgatgattatattctttacgtaacagaatttattttaagtCACGTGTAGACTAatttatactataacctaacaagtaaaTAAGTAGGCTActcgtttattaattataattagacaaatggcaacaaaccGCAGAATAGtttatgctaagtgcaaaggggtcaatggcgcagaaaatatttaaatgaattttattgagatgaagaaataaatttatattcctTTTTAAGAAATGTATctttgcttgatttttataaaaaagtaaCTTCTTGAAAGAAAACCTTACCCCAATTTGAGTGACAAATCATGCGAATAACTTTctatcgatgtttggaagtacatatgtacgcgaacaattatttcagaaaacgaacattacaaagaacaagctgagaattcggattagtgatgcccatttataaaatgtttttatcttGGCTTCATTCAGTGTCCCATTCAGAAAACGTTTCCCATTCAGTGACGTTGAAAACGTATTAAGCGGGTTGCAACaaaaagtgtcacattaaatgtcatttgtaatttttcttcTCAAGTAAAACGAttaagttgagttcacgagttgtcGCAGTCTTCGCACGCTGCTTAAATCCTAAAATGTCAACATCTGATCTGATCAAAAAATTGCGATTAATCGGCCATaccttcggtttttaactttctaaaaatatgtgacaCCCAACAAGATTCGCAACCTTTAGTTTTGgtccgcgagcgacaaaaggttgccgacatCATAAAGTTTTCTTATATGGTGCACAAATATCACCAGTATGTTATTAAGATATACTAATTGTggaatttggcaataatatgaTTGTCCTGAGACATTCTTTTTAATATAATTCCATTTCTCATTCAACATTTGTCATTTCTGAACCTAACAATTTGACCTGTATTTCCCATTTTGATTTCTTGTGCATCGCTCAGAGTTTCATCTCAAGTTATCAATTTTTAGAAGTACAATTTCAATGAGAAGTTTGAAAGTATCGGTTGTGCTATAATAGGGATTTGGGAAATGAATTTTCGGCACAACAGCTTTTTCTACTATTTGCACCCTGGCGTTACCGGGTCGCAAATAAAGGAGGTTACAAGGAGTATGAAGCAtgcatgttgaaaaataaagcgcCTTGTGCTTTGCGAAGTATGTAACTGATGTTATTGCGTGATACAATTTTACATGTAAATGTATAGAAATAGTGTTCAATCCACACGTACTTTCAAATCCCGGTCACCAAAGATGCCTCTAACCACATTATAACACTTCTATTTGCATTTGCTTAGAATTTATTGTCAATATCAGCAGATGGCAAAGGCAATTGGCATAAATTCATCAGCCTAATCTAAAACTAAGATATTTCCATGGTCGTTTGTCGTTCGGTTGATGTCGGCGGTGTTTATATACATCTGACATATCTGAAGCATCCGTCATACTTGACAATGCGGTAGGATTTGTACGTGCTGAAATAGGATTATGTTAAACAGGAAAAACTCTGATTCAATTCAATTACAAAACTAACTAAGACTTACCAGAATTGCTTGTAAGCAAAGCAATAAGAAGAAGACGTGGGCAACACGCATCGATAATTATAGGTGATCTTAAGTTCTCGAAGTTGCACACAGtatgtacatttgaatccacaaGCATAATGCTCCTTCAGATCACTGAGATGTTTCCCCCAGTCTTGTTCAATCTTGGTCACTATGTCGGTGTGTTCTTTCTTCGTTTTCTCTTCGTAGGCGTTGTACAATTTTTGAGCTTCGTTGCCGAGTGGTTTGCCCATATAAAATTCAAGCAGTTTCAAATACTGTTCCGTTCTGAGTTGGGCaatctaaacatttttgcaagaattatataaatataaatacatattttaaacaaaatgtcaCGCTGTCAACCTTTTCCAATCTCTCTGTAATGCATTTCAGTCTTCTTTCAAACCGTTCCGATAAGCACTTTACATAGCTTTCGATCTTTGTCTTTCTGGTAGATAGGCATGTTGCATATTGTGCAACATATTTGGCAATTCGCTCATTGAGCCTTTGCTCGTGGCAACCAATCATGTCAGTGTATGCCTTGGAAGCGCGAGAAAGGCGCTCCCCAAGCTTTTTTTCATACTCTGCAAtcgcttttttcttttgttCGTCCAATGATTTCTGATATTCTTCTAGGGAAGTCAAGTTATCTGCTGTGATGCAATTGTTTCTGGAAATATAAAGAGCAACTGAGCCAAATGACATCTTATGATATACTTATTCACCGTGACACTTACTGTACTAAGTAATTTGCTTTATAATACGTTATCAAACATTTGTGTCTCTCATCAACAATCTTTTTGAAAGACTCCAATGCCTTCTGATTAGTTATTTTTGCTTGCGCATACCAATCATCATATGTTTTCTTCATGGATTCAATTATTGTCTTAGCTTTATTATCAAGGTcttctttgaatttttgttcgGTGATATTAACTTCATCTTAAGtgtaataaaaacattaaattcaGTGAAACATAAAGACAATTGAGCAAACGTTTTAGGACTTGCACTAACCGGTTACACATTTTTTCAGCTCCTTGTATTTGATTGTCCTGTATTGAAATTTGTAGGTCAAGAAACGGAAGCAACTTCTTTGGGTAGTAATTTTGTACGTCCACCATTTCCCGATACTTCGACTATAAAGAAAAAACCAAGAGTagaattatattgatatatactaTTTACCTgccatttatttataattaccaaTTGGTGTAAAATTGACTTCTGCCAAAACAGAGAGTTCCGCCGTATGCGCACTGATAAGCGCATGCGTAGCTTTTTACAAGTTCTCCGATAGCTGCAGTTAGCTTCGCGGTGTATTCGTCCAACTGTGTTTGATATGATAAAGTTTCTTTAGTTTTGAAAGCCTCCAAAACTGCATTAACGTCTGCTCCGTTCCAATCCTCAGAACCTAAATGTAAAGTTCCATTATGAATAAAAGTATGTGCAAAATTCGAAAGAATAGAAAAAACTTACAATGGGCTCTGTATATGAGTTTTTGGAACACTTCAGATCTTTGTTTTACGATGGCTTCCATGACACATTTATATTTTGTCTCGTACTCTGTCACGCGCTTTTCGAGAGCTTTTTTgtattcttctattttagctaaACGAGTGGTGAAGCATGTAACAGACCTGAAATAAGAAAGGTTCGAATTTTAGTTCTCTTGTAAACGGACTTTTAAACTTACAGTAACTCACCTCTCGACAAGTTTTTCGTGATATTCCAGCACACAAGCGTATCTTTTCTTCATGTCatcgttataatttttttttgcttcttcCAACAATGAATCTAGTTttgtattataattttcaatagcCTTCTTGTTGGTCTCCTTCATTTCTTCTGACTCTTCCTGCAATCCCGTAATTCTAAAAATTCACGATGTTAGTAATTTGAGTAGGAAAAGAATACGTAAGAAAGAATTGTAAGAAGAAAtacaaacttcaaatactgcTTTGTATATTCCTCGATAGCGTCTTCGTGCTTTGTCTTTGCCTcggtattttgatttgttgcagTTTCAACCCaatcttcatatttttgttgcatatcaagatatattttatcggccacttctttcaattgttttttaactTCAGTTTCAAAAACGGCGACCGTCATctctataatacaaaaaatcatgCCTCAAAATGTGTGTTTCtcaaattattcagaaaaacaTACAATTCAGAATTACCTTCGAATCCATCCTCTGTGCATTTCTCTCCTGGATAGCTCTTCAGAACATTAGAGTAATATTTCGTTGTGAACCAAGCAGGACAGTAGTAGCTTCGGAAACTGTAGCATCCGTAATTGATTCGGTAAAATTGTCCGACATTGTAAGTAACATATCCACAATGACTCGGTTGGTATAGAGCGGCATTGGCAACctgtaaacaatataatttaggcaaaattgataaaaagaaaCGAAGGGCACTATTTATCAAATACTTACGGCCAAACAGCCTAGAAGTAACAATAAAATCTTCATGATCGTCTTTATTCAGGTTGTTGAACAACGACTTGTCGAATCCCTGTTGTGCGCTTGTATATATGGGATTTTCTTCCCTCTCTTCAAAATCCAAGTACCAGCTCCTTTATGTTTTAATGTTACTTTAGTGAGCTCTTATCTCGACCACAATGATTGAAATTGTCAGAAGCGCAACAAATGTTTACCTCGAATCGCTATGCCGTAGTTATAACAGAAAgttcagtttatttcatttaaatcttcCATCATTGTGCATTTAGTAAAAAGGTAATTGTTAATTAATCTTTTTATTGTGAAGTACATTATTTTTCAACTAACAAGATACCACTTCGACATAGCTATTCACTTCATAAGTACgcattgtttatataaatataacttcagGGTTGAAGATAGTTAGTCAATAGCTATTACATCCAATTGAacagcattactaaaaaaatagaagtttttcaacaacactttatttttattattcactcTTTGGTATACGCATACAATTGTTTTAACAGCAAAATGTACGACTTTTGAATCATAGATTTATTGACGTTCTCATGCTTGACAGCGTCAATCAATCAGAAAAAATTCCTGATCATATAAGCATTAACAATGTATTTGGAATAGCCATAATGAATGGACACTGTAATATGAGTTATTCGGACATGGATTGTGCACACGAAGAATATTTCACTCGTTGTCAGTGGTATTGGAGTTGGGAATTATCTTTTCACCTCCAAAATGATAAATCGGAAATTGGTGTAGAATACtccaattaatttaaaaatgaattttatgttctgtttaattgctggcatttaaacatatatatatctaacgCCAACGACAACCTCTAAATGAAAAGATAACGATTGTATTAATATCGGGATCGACTCAAAACAGGATTATACAGAACTCGACGACGTTCGTCGACAACACCAATAAAGTCGAAATATCCAGTTTCATAACGTTTCGTCATAGGTCTCAAAgtcgaaaattttatttccgAATTCGGAATTCTCAAAACATTCGAATCCTACTTCAATATGATAAAGTTGGAAAGTACTAAATTTTTTTAGTGTATTTCCATCATATTCAAAGCAAAAACACAAAATGTTgagttataaattatatttttaatcaagAGCTGTCATATCCGTATAAATAATATCACAAATAAACCATTTGTTTTTGACGAAGCACTTATATCCTTATGTTAGAACAAGCAGTATATTTTGCATATTCGTATGCAAGTAAAACGTTGATGTTTCGATAGATTGATTGACGTTGTCATTCTCCGAGAATACTGAATCCCAAAAGAATATTTCAACTACTTACCTAGCATCTAGTGGACAGTCTCATATCGGGCGCCTTTAAATATATGGacttcaagatatttttttgtaattcgaaACAAATTTCCAAACATCATCAATATTTCCCGGATTCTCCtcatgcataaatatttctatttctgaaaatattcaatatgctAATGTGCAGCTCGACTTTTGACGCGCGTCAAATATTGTTTGACAACGTCAATCAAACAAAACATGTCATTGTTTAGATAATAGATGCTcaaaaattgtaagcaaaacAATGTTTGTGATTACACCCTGTAGGAAGTGGATAATTGAGAACCGAAGATCAGCCATCATCAGAATTTGTTAAAACTCGTCAGTTGTCAAATATCATATTAATTAAAAGGCTATATCATGATATTAGTTcatgaaatggtttatttttactGCCTAATAACCGGTAACCAAGACTGAAACAAGCAAATTAAATTCAGAGGAAACCCTACAGACGACGATCAATCTGTTGGGGTAGCTTTGCTCGTACTGGAGAGCCTGCTGATGGGTTAGAAAACTCTCTTGGAGATTTTCCTGACTGGTAACAGTATTCGTCACCATCTATGACAAAGCGGTATCTCGAAAGTATCCTCGAAACAATTTTCAGGGGATGAATCAGAATTTTGATTAAGGTGAACTTATGATGAATAATTTGCCAATAATTAaatcatgaattgaaatacatatttataactGAACGTATTTGCAATCGTAGAGGTAGAAATTAATAACATACATAtattcaatttagaaaaaaaaaggttatgaCCAACATGTCCTCATAATATCCTgagcatcattttttttatcgtcACTTTTCAATTCCCCAAGTTTTACGTTAACTTAAAATAACCAAATCGGTCTGACTTTAGCACATTGTACAGTTATACTATCAACTGCCGAGCAGGATAATGGTGTTCAGCACAACACCATCGTCGGCAATATATTGTGTGCAGGCATGCATCTTTCAAAAATCCCATATTTTATTTCACCAAAgaccaaaatttgatgaaaaatccgatttgttaaaaaatcatcTAAATTAAGAAATGAAGACCTAAAATTGAACATTTCATATGGCATTGAATTATTTCGCACAAATCCTggaataacataatataaatatgtacGATTCATAACATGCATTAAGTGGGAAAACTGTtctaatcataaaatattaaatagctGATCCCACCTTTGGGGGTAGCCCACagaatttctttattatttctcCTTTTTTTTTTGGGCTGATCCAAAGATGTCTATCTTGATTATCCGTTCATGTTGTAGTTTACAGGTGGCAAGAGTTATAGCTTGCATATTCTAAAATCGTTTAAATCTTCTGAaccatttcatgatttttttacaCGAAGTAACAACAAACCATGACTGGGAAAGTCTGCGAATCAAAGCTCCGGAAGGGTGAAATTGAGGGAAGGGTACGAGCAGGATATATGTGACTTGTGGGAAGGTATAGGATTCTGTATGGATTCAATACTGTTACCGACAACAACAGATACCGTAGTTGATGTAGAACGGATCCACCGATTCACCGAACGGATTCGGACAGGCCGAACGGATTCACCGATTTTCACAACGAGTAATGCAAGATCAGACTCtcaacattcatttatttttattttttcctgcCTGCTTTCACTTTTATGGTTGAACTTGAATGTCCAGGAAGAATAACCTATTATATTGATAACTGATAATAATACGTCTTTTGgcttaaatatattatttaattacctCATTAATTAATTACCTTTTCTTTAATGTACTTTATTTCAGCTATCTGAGAATCACTCTACAATACATGAACTAACAACCTCTATTGACTTGAATAAAATACACGCAGTCAATACATCTTGCTATATGAAATcctatttcataaatatatataccaaatagGCAATGATGGATGCTTACCTGCCCTTTCACCCCAattaattcatttatatattttactatatttccATGCATATTTTGAGGTTGTTTTTTCGAGTTGCGCCTAAAAGTGGTTTGCGTGTTTAAAACTATAATTTCACATGACATTTAACGGTATTAATTCCGAATGTTAACCCAGGTAGATCCAAATTTTAACTTCGTTCCATGACTCCAATATTAGGAAATCGTTGCGTcttcaaaaagtttgggttactaCTGTTTGATGaataaagttgaataaaatcCAGAAAAACATATTTAGTGTTACAACAACGTacaatgtttttgaaatttgttccgGAGAATACAAGCAAACGAACAGTAACCCCAACACCTGTTTTGCATAGTCATTCCCGAAGTTGGCGATTAATCATCAGTGGCTTTAAAAAACtataatgacgtcatattggatatAACGCATTGagccaaataaaaaaataacgttGTACTTAAGTTTTCAATTTGTAAACTGAATTTATTAAAATCGGATGCCCTTGATTCTTCTTATTATATTCTCCAAGTTTTTGTTACTCTAAGTTTAGGTAATGTTTCctaattatcaataaaataccaGTCTTTCGAAACAGGAATgtactagagcaggggtcagcCTACGGACCGCGGGCCAGATCCTGtccgcggagtaaaataatccagcACGCGATTCTTTACTGAATTATAGAAATCTGCTGTTTTgatgattatattctttacgtaacagaatttattttaagtCACGTGTAGACTAatttatactataacctaacaagtaaaTAAGTAGGCTActcgtttattaattataattagacaaatggcaacaaaccGCAGAATAGtttatgctaagtgcaaagggttcaatggcgcagaaaatatttaaatgaattttattgagATGAAGAAATAAGTTTATATTCCTTTTTAAGAAATGTATctttgcttgatttttataaaaaagtatcTTCTTGAAAGAAAACCTTACCCCAATTTGAGTGACAAATCATGCGAATAACTTTctatcgatgtttggaagtacatatgtaCGCTAACAATTATTTCAGAAaacgaacattacaaagaacaagctgagaattcggattagtgatgcccatttataaaatgtttttatcttGGCTTCATTCAGTGTCCCATTCAGAAAACGTTTCCCATTCAGTGACGTTGAAAACGTATTAAGCGGGTTGCAACaaaaagtgtcacattaaatgtcatttgtaatttttcttcTCAAGTAAAACGAttaagttgagttcacgagttgtcGCAGTCTTCGCACGCTGCTTAAATCCTAAAATGTCAACATCTGATCTGATCAAAAAATTGCGATTAATCGGCCATaccttcggtttttaactttctaaaaatatgtgacaCCCAACAAGACTCGCAACCTTTAGTTTTGgtccgcgagcgacaaaaggttgccgacatCATAAAGTTTTCTTATATGGTGCACAAATATCACCAGTATGTTATTAAGATATACTAATTGTggaatttggcaataatatgaTTGTTCTGAGACattctttttaatatatttccaTTTCTCATCCAACATTTGTCATTTCTGAACCTAACAATTTGACCTGTATTTCCCATTTTGATTTCTTGTGCATCGCTCAGAGTTTCATCTCAAGTTATCAATTTTTAGAAGTACAATTTCAATGAGAAGTTTGAAAGTATCGGTTGTGCTTTAATAGGGATTTGGGAAGTGAATTTTCGGCACAACAGCTTTTTCTACTATTTGCACCCTGGCGTTACCGGGTCGCAAATAAAGGAGGTTACAAGGAGTATGAAGCAtgcatgttgaaaaataaagcgcCTTGTGCTTTGCGAAGTATGTAACTGATGTTATTGCGTGATACAATTTTACATGTAAATGTATAGAAATAGTGTTCAATCCACACGTACTTTCAAATCCCGGTCACTAAGAATGCTTCTAACCACATTATAACACTTCTATTTGCATTTGCTTAGAATTTATTGTCAATATCAGCAGATGGTAAAGGCAATTGGCATAAATTCATCAGCCTAATCTAAAACTAAGATATTTCCATGGTCGTTTGTCGTTCGGTTGATGTCGGCGGTGTTTATATACATCTGACATATCTGAAGCATCCGTCATACTTGACAATGCGGTAGGATTTGTACGTGCTGAAATAGGATTATGTTAAACAGGAAAAACTCTGATTCAATTCAATTACAAAACTAACTAAGACTTACCAGAATTGCTTGTAAGCAAAGCAATAAGAAGAAGACGTGGGCAACACGCATCGATAATTATAGGTGATCTTAAGTTCTCGAAGTTGCACACAGtatgtacatttgaatccacaaGCATAATGCTCCTTCAGATCACTGAGATGTTTCCCCCAGTCTTGTTCAATCTTGGTCACTATGTCGGTGTGTTCTTTCTTCGTTTTCTCTTCGTAGGCGTTGTACAATTTTTGAGCTTCGTTGCCGAGTGGTTTGCCCATATAAAATTCAAGCAGTTTCAAATACTGTTCCGTTCTGAGTTGGGCaatctaaacatttttgcaagaattatataaatataaatacatattttaaacaaaatgtcaCGCTGTCAACCTTTTCCAATCTCTCTGTAATGCATTTCAGTCTTCTTTCAAACCGTTCCGATAAGCACTTTACGTAGCTTTCGATCTTTGTCTTTCTGGTAGATAGGCATGTTGCATATTGTGCAACATATTTGCCAATTCGCTCATTGAGCCTTTGCTCGTGGCAACCAATCATGTCAGTGTATGCCTTGGAAGTGCGAGAAAGGCGCTCCCCAAGCTTTTTTTCATACTCTGCAAtcgcttttttcttttgttCGTCCAATGATTTCTGATATTCTTCTAGGGAAGTCAAGTTATCTGCTGTGATGCAATTGTTTCTGGAAATATAAAGAGCAACTGAGCCAAATGTCATCTTATGATATACTTATTCACCGTGACACTTACTGTACTAAGTAATTTGCTTTATAATACGTTATCAAACATTTGTGTCTCTCATCAACAATCTTTTTGAAAGACTCCAATGCCTTCTGATTAGTTATTTTTGCTTGCGCATACCAATCATCATATGTTTTCTTCATGGATTCAATTATTGTCTTAGCTTTATTATCAAGGTcttctttgaatttttgttcgGTGATATTAACTTCATCTTAAGtgtaataaaaacattaaattcaGTGAAACATAAAGACAATTGAGCAAACGTTTTAGGACTTGCACTAACCGGTTACACATTTTTTCAGCTCCTTGTATTTGATTGTCCTGTATTGAAATTTGTAGGTCAAGAAACGGAAGCAACTTCTTTGGGTAGTAATTTTGTACGTCCACCATTTCCCGATACTTCGACTATAAAGAAAAAACCAAGAGTagaattatattgatatatactaTTTAC from Styela clava chromosome 12, kaStyClav1.hap1.2, whole genome shotgun sequence includes the following:
- the LOC144430813 gene encoding uncharacterized protein LOC144430813 translates to MKILLLLLGCLAVANAALYQPSHCGYVTYNVGQFYRINYGCYSFRSYYCPAWFTTKYYSNVLKSYPGEKCTEDGFEEMTVAVFETEVKKQLKEVADKIYLDMQQKYEDWVETATNQNTEAKTKHEDAIEEYTKQYLKITGLQEESEEMKETNKKAIENYNTKLDSLLEEAKKNYNDDMKKRYACVLEYHEKLVERSVTCFTTRLAKIEEYKKALEKRVTEYETKYKCVMEAIVKQRSEVFQKLIYRAHCSEDWNGADVNAVLEAFKTKETLSYQTQLDEYTAKLTAAIGELVKSYACAYQCAYGGTLCFGRSQFYTNCRSIGKWWTYKITTQRSCFRFLTYKFQYRTIKYKELKKCVTDEVNITEQKFKEDLDNKAKTIIESMKKTYDDWYAQAKITNQKALESFKKIVDERHKCLITYYKANYLVQNNCITADNLTSLEEYQKSLDEQKKKAIAEYEKKLGERLSRASKAYTDMIGCHEQRLNERIAKYVAQYATCLSTRKTKIESYVKCLSERFERRLKCITERLEKIAQLRTEQYLKLLEFYMGKPLGNEAQKLYNAYEEKTKKEHTDIVTKIEQDWGKHLSDLKEHYACGFKCTYCVQLRELKITYNYRCVLPTSSSYCFAYKQFCTYKSYRIVKYDGCFRYVRCI
- the LOC144430468 gene encoding uncharacterized protein LOC144430468; translated protein: MKILLLLLGCLAVANAALYQPSHCGYVTYNVGQFYRINYGCYSFRSYYCPAWFTTKYYSNVLKSYPGEKCTEDGFEEMTVAVFETEVKKQLKEVADKIYLDMQQKKGDWVETATNQNTEAKTKHEDAIEEYAKQYLKITGLQEESEEMKETNKKAIENYNTKLDSLLEEAKKNYNDDMQKRFACVQEYHKKLVERSVTCFNTRLAKIEEYKKALEKRVTEYETKYKCVMEAIVKQRSEVFQKLIYRAHCSEGWNGADVNAVLAAFKTKETLSYQTQLDEYTAKLTAAIGELVKSYACAYQCAYGGTLCFGRSQFYTNCRSIGKWWTYKITTQRSCFRFLTYKFQYRTIKYKELKKCVTDEVNITEQKFKEDLDNKAKTIIESMKKTYDDWYAQAKITNQKALESFKKIVDERHKCLITYYKANYLVQNNCITADNLTSLEEYQKSLDEQKKKAIAEYEKKLGERLSRTSKAYTDMIGCHEQRLNERIGKYVAQYATCLSTRKTKIESYVKCLSERFERRLKCITERLEKIAQLRTEQYLKLLEFYMGKPLGNEAQKLYNAYEEKTKKEHTDIVTKIEQDWGKHLSDLKEHYACGFKCTYCVQLRELKITYNYRCVLPTSSSYCFAYKQFCTYKSYRIVKYDGCFRYVRCI